Proteins from a single region of Candidatus Methanosuratincola sp.:
- a CDS encoding geranylgeranylglyceryl/heptaprenylglyceryl phosphate synthase — protein MPTVNLLTSTTAGIKMRRVESYLNEQIKKMGCIHLTLIDPDKCTPAQARSLASEAEKLGTCGFMIGGSTCMGGELLDELIKGLKTGSSLPVILFPGSLFGISKYADAVWFMSVLNSTNVYYITGAQAIGSRMVRAYDLEAIPLGYIIVSPGGTAGFISQAMTIPPDKPEVAAIYSLAAQYLGMRFVYLERGSGVDEPVPPKMAQIVRKAASEVRLVIGGGIKTRDQAKALAKAGADIIVTGNIVEEKGVDGLKEIIGGIEEGVNERGA, from the coding sequence ATGCCTACGGTAAATTTGTTGACAAGTACTACGGCGGGGATAAAAATGCGACGGGTTGAGAGCTACCTCAACGAACAGATAAAAAAAATGGGATGCATTCACCTTACGTTAATTGATCCGGACAAATGTACGCCGGCGCAAGCGCGTTCCCTTGCCAGTGAAGCAGAAAAACTCGGGACCTGCGGATTCATGATTGGCGGTTCGACCTGCATGGGCGGGGAATTGCTCGATGAACTGATAAAAGGTTTGAAGACGGGGTCTAGCCTGCCAGTGATCCTTTTTCCTGGCAGCCTTTTCGGAATAAGCAAGTACGCCGACGCAGTATGGTTCATGTCTGTGCTCAACTCAACTAATGTTTACTACATCACCGGGGCGCAGGCAATCGGCTCCAGGATGGTAAGAGCGTATGATCTTGAGGCCATACCGCTAGGGTACATCATAGTGAGCCCGGGAGGCACTGCGGGATTCATAAGCCAGGCGATGACCATCCCCCCTGACAAGCCCGAGGTTGCTGCCATCTATTCGTTGGCCGCCCAATACCTGGGCATGAGGTTCGTGTATCTCGAAAGAGGCTCAGGCGTAGATGAACCTGTTCCACCGAAGATGGCCCAAATCGTAAGGAAGGCGGCATCGGAAGTAAGGCTGGTGATTGGAGGCGGCATAAAGACGAGAGATCAGGCGAAGGCTCTTGCGAAGGCAGGGGCAGACATCATAGTGACTGGAAACATAGTTGAGGAGAAAGGCGTCGATGGACTAAAAGAGATCATTGGGGGAATCGAGGAAGGGGTAAATGAGAGAGGGGCTTAG
- a CDS encoding thiolase domain-containing protein, producing the protein MRKVAIIGTGMTKVDKHWKKSLKELFGQAGIEALNQTNSPAIDALIVGNMCASDLSDQNNIGALLADHLGFVPNTAYRVEAACGSGGAAFLAAYSAVASGMYDVVMTGGVEKLTDGVGGNTTLSLGKAADAEYELFYGSSFVSINAMIMRYYMKHYGVPREAFADFSVLMHRNGSRNALAQLPFEITRETVLDSDMISDPITLFDCAPVGDGAAALILCPLEDAKKYSDDFIEVAGIAGATDTVDIASRESLLTFKSTVTAADRAYKMARISTADVDIAEIHDTFTITGVLSLEDLGFCERGKFHKMMMNGAFEPGGIVAVNPSGGLKSRGHPVGATGAYQIAELFLQLTGRAGKMQVPDASVGVAQNIGGSGSSTYVTVLRRV; encoded by the coding sequence TTGCGTAAAGTAGCAATAATCGGAACTGGAATGACTAAGGTTGACAAGCACTGGAAGAAGTCACTCAAGGAGCTGTTCGGACAAGCTGGGATTGAGGCATTGAACCAAACGAACTCCCCGGCTATAGATGCCCTAATCGTCGGAAACATGTGCGCATCCGACCTCTCGGACCAGAACAACATCGGCGCCCTCTTAGCCGATCACCTCGGTTTTGTACCCAATACTGCTTATCGCGTGGAGGCTGCCTGCGGCTCAGGAGGTGCGGCCTTCCTCGCAGCCTATTCTGCAGTCGCATCTGGGATGTATGATGTAGTGATGACTGGCGGGGTCGAAAAACTTACAGACGGGGTGGGAGGAAATACAACGCTTTCGTTGGGGAAGGCTGCGGATGCTGAATATGAGCTATTTTACGGCTCAAGTTTCGTCTCGATCAACGCAATGATAATGCGCTACTACATGAAACATTATGGCGTTCCAAGGGAGGCTTTTGCCGACTTCTCCGTCTTGATGCACAGGAATGGTTCGAGGAACGCGTTAGCACAACTGCCTTTTGAGATAACGAGGGAAACAGTACTCGATTCCGACATGATCTCAGACCCGATAACGCTTTTTGACTGCGCCCCTGTAGGCGATGGTGCGGCCGCTTTGATTTTGTGCCCTCTCGAGGATGCCAAAAAATACTCGGACGATTTTATCGAAGTCGCAGGCATCGCTGGCGCAACTGATACTGTCGACATCGCCTCAAGAGAGAGCCTCTTGACCTTCAAATCGACTGTCACTGCGGCTGACCGCGCATATAAGATGGCTCGCATCTCGACTGCAGACGTCGACATCGCCGAGATCCATGACACCTTCACCATCACCGGTGTTCTGTCTTTGGAGGATCTTGGGTTCTGCGAGAGAGGGAAATTCCACAAAATGATGATGAACGGCGCATTTGAGCCCGGTGGAATAGTTGCGGTGAACCCGAGCGGGGGCTTGAAGTCTAGGGGGCACCCTGTGGGCGCCACTGGTGCTTATCAGATCGCAGAGTTATTCCTTCAGCTTACCGGAAGAGCAGGTAAAATGCAGGTCCCGGATGCATCTGTAGGCGTGGCGCAGAACATAGGCGGATCGGGTTCTAGCACCTACGTAACAGTCCTTAGGAGGGTCTAA
- a CDS encoding OB-fold nucleic acid binding domain-containing protein, whose product MSNFDELLKKYKEKTGLLDEEIFRLIELKKKDLGYLVNDDVALRLVAKENNITLHEGEPERHSLKIEDLVPGLGNVSLKAKVLRVGDLREFERKDGSPGKVLRIRIADETGMCNLVVWDEKTELLSDLCEGCNITITSAYTKTGLNGLEVHIGQKGKVEASPGLANSVKGRIIRTFDPIDFTTSDGRQGRVVAFVIKDEKQQRVLIWNPSDQILSKLKEGAAIEIYGGTIKKDFNGETELHINNENGVKIDLEDVKEVAGKKTTRLFEIKNEDSDLTLEGIIENEPDLATTQTGRRYCRVLLRDQETVMPIVFWNEKAVKIKQSARPGMLLRVDGCSARYGPNGLELSVNRWSKVTLR is encoded by the coding sequence ATGTCTAACTTTGATGAACTTTTGAAAAAATACAAAGAGAAGACTGGCCTGCTAGATGAAGAAATTTTCAGGCTTATTGAATTGAAGAAGAAGGATTTGGGGTACCTTGTAAACGATGATGTGGCACTGAGACTGGTTGCAAAAGAAAATAATATTACCCTACATGAGGGTGAACCTGAGAGACATTCGTTAAAAATCGAGGACCTGGTCCCGGGCCTTGGCAATGTATCGCTTAAGGCCAAGGTATTGAGGGTAGGGGACCTGAGAGAGTTCGAGAGAAAAGACGGGAGTCCAGGGAAGGTCTTGAGAATCAGGATAGCGGACGAGACAGGGATGTGCAACCTTGTTGTTTGGGATGAAAAAACGGAATTGCTTTCAGACCTGTGCGAGGGGTGCAATATCACCATCACCTCCGCTTATACAAAGACGGGATTGAACGGCCTGGAAGTCCACATTGGTCAAAAGGGGAAGGTTGAAGCGTCTCCCGGACTGGCGAATTCTGTGAAGGGCAGGATCATAAGAACGTTCGATCCTATTGATTTTACCACGAGTGACGGAAGGCAGGGGAGGGTCGTGGCCTTTGTCATTAAGGACGAAAAGCAACAGAGGGTATTGATTTGGAACCCATCGGATCAGATCTTATCTAAACTCAAAGAAGGGGCGGCGATCGAGATCTATGGAGGCACGATCAAGAAGGATTTCAATGGCGAAACGGAGCTCCACATAAACAACGAAAATGGAGTGAAGATAGATCTCGAGGACGTAAAGGAAGTTGCAGGGAAAAAGACAACCAGGCTGTTCGAAATCAAAAACGAGGATTCAGATCTTACATTGGAAGGCATAATTGAAAACGAACCTGATTTAGCAACGACGCAGACAGGGAGGAGATACTGCAGAGTTCTACTTAGAGACCAAGAGACGGTAATGCCGATCGTGTTCTGGAACGAGAAGGCCGTAAAAATCAAACAGTCTGCGAGACCAGGGATGTTGCTGAGGGTAGACGGCTGCAGCGCAAGATATGGACCGAACGGGCTCGAGCTTTCGGTCAACAGGTGGAGCAAGGTAACGCTAAGATAA
- a CDS encoding DNA polymerase II large subunit: protein MTSGYSDYFQLLEKSTSALYSLAQEARKKGLDPKEHVEIYKAQDLASRVEGLIGLNGVAERIRELDLKYSREQTGFTIIEEIINGKYGKFEDEKAADYAMRTALAIVTEGITAAPLQGIEKLKIKTNPDGSKYLAVYYAGPMRSAGGTEQALTVLFAEKIRKLLHLDRYKITEEEIGRFIEELRLYERKVSNFQYHPSDDDLRRLLPNIPIEITGPQTDNIQVSVYRNLPRIETNCVRGGALRVVNDGVYGKASKLKKVVDKLGFTDWDWLTKIKKEEKKEEKEFTGIAPDIKYLVDIVGGRPIFSHPSRFGGFRLRYGRARNTGLACVGINPVTMIVLESFIAVGTQLRVERPGKSATITPVDGIEGPVVRLKNGDVLRLENEVTAERLKDEVDKILFLGDMSVAYGEFLENNHRLIPPGYCEEIWAEELKLAIKQKFNGRNDLASDSLGIMVERFNNFIEYPSVVKPTPEEALSISRALGMPLHPRYTYFWERLNVEEIIAIKRWFGTEREGNRFRLPRKEVKELLELACIPHRIVEGMLIFDDLPVLEALLRTEKTSQLRSPLEFLSETSGIVLKAKGRSFIGARMGRPEKARERVMSPPTHALFPVGLAGGPQRDIVKAASNKNFVTTINIRHCRKCNRTTFERLCSACGEMTVKVYVCNNCNQKNYFTCESGKETCPKCGSEALPYEQRSISLEDFPKLARKYEVGKEIIVKGVKGLSNPTKVPEILDKGILRSKHKIFVYKDGTVRYDITNAPLTHFKPAEAHVEIEKLKELGYTVDVFGRELKTSDQIVELKVQDIIVPKSCGEYLLRTAKYVDEMLTKTYGMKPFYNLKDYEGLIGHIVIGLAPHTSAGIIGRIIGFTEAKVCYAHPFWHAAKRRNCDGDEDAVMLALEAFIDFSKAYLPDKIGGLMDAPLVVTTTIDPTEVDDECHNMETTAPFPLEFYRMCEEYREPKEALKCLSVVKDRLRTPEQYSGLKFSIHTDRIDSGPLTTLYDKIKSMVDKVEKQLCLADKILAVDCKDVAERLLKHHFIPDLAGNLRAFSTQTLRCTKCGAKYRRIPLKGVCMKCQGNVILTVHQGNVKKYLDAAVALANRYNLSPFVKQQIALIGRGLNSLISEDQEGEDKKEPKASLERPIDLKQFMGSQ from the coding sequence GTGACCTCAGGTTACTCAGATTATTTTCAGCTGTTGGAAAAGAGCACTTCAGCGCTCTATTCACTGGCACAGGAAGCCAGGAAAAAGGGCCTTGACCCCAAGGAGCATGTTGAGATTTACAAAGCACAGGATTTGGCTTCGAGAGTAGAAGGTTTGATCGGTCTGAACGGGGTTGCCGAGCGAATTAGAGAGTTAGACCTCAAGTACTCCCGGGAGCAGACAGGATTTACGATAATTGAGGAGATAATCAACGGAAAGTATGGGAAGTTCGAGGACGAGAAGGCGGCTGATTATGCAATGCGGACTGCCCTAGCGATCGTCACCGAGGGGATCACGGCAGCGCCCCTTCAGGGCATCGAGAAGCTTAAAATCAAGACGAACCCAGACGGCAGCAAGTACCTAGCGGTCTACTATGCGGGACCCATGAGGTCGGCGGGCGGAACCGAGCAGGCACTAACAGTCCTTTTCGCCGAGAAGATTAGAAAGCTGCTTCACCTAGACCGGTACAAGATCACCGAGGAGGAGATCGGGAGATTTATCGAAGAGTTGAGGTTGTATGAGAGGAAGGTCTCCAACTTCCAATATCATCCTTCGGACGATGACCTGAGGAGGCTCCTTCCGAATATTCCAATCGAAATCACAGGTCCTCAGACTGACAACATTCAAGTTTCGGTCTATAGGAACCTGCCCAGAATCGAAACGAACTGCGTCCGGGGCGGAGCTCTGAGAGTCGTCAATGACGGGGTCTACGGGAAGGCTTCAAAGCTGAAGAAAGTTGTCGACAAATTGGGGTTTACTGACTGGGATTGGTTAACTAAAATAAAAAAGGAAGAGAAGAAGGAAGAAAAAGAGTTTACCGGAATTGCACCGGATATCAAATACCTAGTTGATATAGTCGGCGGCAGACCGATCTTCTCTCACCCCTCGAGGTTTGGAGGCTTCAGACTTCGTTACGGAAGGGCTAGAAACACAGGACTTGCCTGCGTGGGAATAAATCCAGTCACTATGATAGTGCTCGAGAGCTTCATAGCAGTAGGAACTCAGCTGAGGGTAGAGAGGCCGGGCAAGAGCGCAACGATCACCCCGGTTGACGGAATCGAAGGACCGGTTGTGAGACTCAAAAACGGGGACGTCCTGAGGCTCGAGAATGAAGTCACAGCTGAACGGCTGAAAGACGAGGTTGACAAGATACTCTTCCTTGGCGACATGTCTGTTGCGTATGGGGAGTTCCTTGAGAATAATCACAGACTGATACCTCCGGGCTACTGCGAAGAGATCTGGGCTGAGGAACTGAAGCTGGCAATTAAGCAGAAATTTAATGGTCGTAATGATCTCGCTTCGGATAGCCTTGGAATAATGGTGGAGAGGTTCAATAACTTCATAGAATACCCAAGTGTGGTCAAGCCAACGCCTGAAGAGGCGCTTTCGATTTCAAGGGCGTTAGGCATGCCCCTTCACCCCCGGTACACCTATTTTTGGGAAAGGCTCAATGTGGAGGAAATTATCGCCATCAAGAGATGGTTCGGAACAGAACGCGAGGGAAACAGGTTCAGATTGCCGAGAAAGGAAGTTAAGGAACTCCTTGAACTTGCGTGCATACCGCATCGCATAGTGGAAGGCATGCTGATTTTTGACGATCTGCCTGTTTTAGAGGCGCTGCTGAGAACAGAAAAGACCTCGCAGCTCCGCTCCCCGCTTGAGTTCTTGAGTGAGACCTCCGGCATAGTTTTGAAGGCGAAGGGAAGGAGCTTCATCGGGGCCAGAATGGGGAGACCGGAAAAGGCACGAGAGAGGGTAATGAGTCCCCCGACACACGCCCTATTTCCGGTTGGACTTGCAGGCGGACCTCAGAGGGACATAGTGAAAGCGGCGTCCAACAAAAACTTCGTTACCACCATCAACATAAGGCACTGCAGGAAGTGCAACCGAACAACGTTTGAGAGACTGTGTTCGGCATGCGGAGAAATGACCGTCAAAGTCTACGTATGCAACAACTGCAACCAAAAGAACTACTTCACCTGCGAAAGCGGGAAGGAGACCTGCCCAAAGTGCGGATCTGAAGCGTTACCATATGAGCAGAGATCTATCTCCCTGGAGGATTTCCCTAAGCTCGCTAGGAAGTACGAGGTCGGTAAAGAGATCATAGTAAAGGGGGTCAAGGGGCTTTCAAACCCAACAAAGGTGCCGGAGATACTGGACAAAGGCATACTGAGAAGCAAACACAAAATATTCGTCTACAAGGACGGAACAGTAAGGTACGACATTACGAATGCGCCTCTGACGCACTTCAAGCCGGCTGAAGCCCATGTTGAAATTGAAAAACTGAAAGAATTGGGCTACACCGTAGACGTCTTCGGAAGGGAGCTGAAGACCAGTGATCAAATCGTCGAATTGAAGGTTCAGGACATCATAGTACCGAAGAGCTGCGGCGAGTACCTGCTCAGAACGGCGAAGTACGTCGACGAAATGCTTACGAAAACTTACGGGATGAAACCCTTTTACAATCTCAAAGACTACGAAGGATTGATTGGGCACATTGTAATCGGACTGGCGCCGCATACCTCAGCCGGCATAATAGGCAGGATCATAGGATTCACCGAAGCCAAGGTTTGTTACGCGCACCCTTTCTGGCATGCGGCAAAAAGGAGAAACTGCGACGGCGACGAGGACGCAGTGATGCTCGCGCTTGAGGCGTTCATTGACTTTTCGAAAGCGTATCTGCCAGACAAGATTGGGGGTTTGATGGACGCCCCCCTTGTGGTTACGACGACCATCGACCCCACTGAAGTCGACGACGAGTGCCACAACATGGAGACGACTGCCCCGTTCCCGCTCGAGTTTTACAGGATGTGCGAGGAGTACAGGGAGCCCAAAGAAGCCCTGAAGTGTTTGAGCGTTGTTAAAGACAGGTTAAGAACCCCGGAGCAATACAGCGGTCTGAAATTCTCAATCCATACAGACAGAATCGACAGCGGCCCCCTTACAACGCTATACGACAAAATAAAGTCAATGGTCGACAAGGTCGAGAAGCAGCTCTGCCTGGCAGACAAAATATTGGCTGTTGATTGCAAGGACGTTGCAGAGAGGCTTCTGAAGCACCACTTCATACCGGACCTTGCAGGCAACCTCAGGGCGTTTTCGACCCAAACCCTAAGGTGCACGAAATGCGGGGCGAAGTATCGCAGGATCCCGCTTAAGGGGGTTTGCATGAAGTGTCAGGGGAATGTAATATTGACGGTACACCAAGGGAATGTCAAGAAGTACCTCGACGCCGCGGTCGCCCTCGCGAATAGATACAACTTGAGCCCATTTGTCAAGCAACAGATAGCGCTGATCGGGAGGGGCCTCAATTCATTGATCAGTGAGGACCAGGAAGGCGAAGACAAGAAAGAGCCGAAAGCCAGTTTGGAGAGGCCCAT
- a CDS encoding DUF4013 domain-containing protein, with protein MDLGKNLSDAFQYAQKLFSDLGRLLILVILSIIPILNFIVIGYAAKVASESPQSDAPPRLTGYASLFIEGLKVVVVGIIYMIIPLILIGPSIVGFISIPMLPATPGLFVGGIALIALIAGIVLAILASIIFYMGIINMIKKNNFGKAFAFGEIFEIIGNVGWGMYILWIIALIVIVSIVGIIAAIPVVGWLISLIISPAVSVFIFRSATLVYSSGRSVSSSEGTAVVPPPPAPPSA; from the coding sequence TTGGATCTGGGTAAGAATTTAAGTGATGCTTTTCAATACGCGCAGAAGCTCTTCAGCGACCTTGGGCGCCTATTGATCCTCGTGATTCTCAGTATCATACCGATTCTGAATTTCATTGTAATCGGATACGCAGCGAAAGTAGCCAGCGAGAGTCCTCAGAGTGATGCCCCTCCTCGGCTTACAGGTTATGCTTCATTGTTCATTGAAGGGCTAAAAGTAGTGGTTGTAGGCATAATTTACATGATTATTCCGCTGATTCTGATAGGGCCTTCTATAGTTGGCTTCATATCTATTCCAATGCTCCCGGCCACCCCTGGACTTTTCGTAGGGGGAATTGCTCTGATTGCTTTGATCGCAGGGATTGTCCTAGCGATCCTGGCGAGCATAATCTTCTATATGGGCATAATTAACATGATCAAGAAGAATAACTTCGGCAAGGCATTTGCATTCGGAGAGATCTTTGAGATAATTGGGAACGTTGGCTGGGGTATGTACATACTGTGGATTATTGCCTTGATCGTCATCGTATCAATTGTAGGCATAATCGCAGCAATTCCGGTCGTCGGCTGGCTTATCTCTTTGATTATTTCGCCTGCGGTCAGCGTCTTTATCTTCAGATCTGCTACACTCGTGTACTCTTCAGGCAGGTCGGTCTCCTCCAGTGAAGGGACTGCGGTCGTTCCACCTCCGCCAGCGCCGCCCTCGGCCTAA
- a CDS encoding helix-turn-helix domain-containing protein encodes MWWVEAAKELLMKRIIGEIILSNEPGEIMRRWREIFGITQLEIAEKMGISPSVISDYEGGRRHSPGAIFIKKFVTGMVEIDAAHGSRVLKQFSSIMRTTSDAIIDLYEFPSPFSLAEIARAIDGEFLACESHSEKKILGYTVVDSIKAILSMSGADFYQLMGSTAERALIFTKTSTGRSPMVAVRVTPLKPAAIVLHGITKLDRIAVALAKAEDIPLILSKKVSVDDLVKALHQLHS; translated from the coding sequence GTGTGGTGGGTGGAGGCCGCCAAAGAGCTGCTCATGAAACGGATTATTGGTGAAATCATCCTCTCGAACGAGCCTGGGGAGATCATGCGGCGATGGAGAGAGATCTTTGGAATAACCCAGCTCGAGATTGCCGAGAAAATGGGGATCTCCCCCTCTGTAATCAGCGATTATGAGGGGGGAAGGCGGCACTCCCCTGGAGCGATCTTCATAAAGAAGTTTGTAACCGGGATGGTCGAAATAGACGCCGCTCACGGATCCAGGGTCTTGAAACAGTTTTCTTCAATTATGAGGACGACTTCTGACGCAATCATTGATCTATATGAGTTCCCCTCGCCTTTTTCCCTCGCCGAAATCGCCAGAGCAATTGACGGGGAATTTCTTGCATGTGAATCGCATTCAGAAAAGAAAATCTTGGGTTACACGGTGGTCGACAGCATAAAGGCCATTCTCTCAATGTCCGGCGCCGATTTCTATCAGCTGATGGGTTCCACGGCAGAAAGGGCCCTCATCTTTACAAAGACCTCTACTGGAAGATCGCCCATGGTAGCCGTCCGGGTGACTCCATTAAAACCTGCTGCTATAGTGCTTCACGGGATTACAAAGCTCGACAGGATTGCTGTCGCGCTCGCAAAGGCAGAGGACATACCCCTTATCCTGTCGAAGAAAGTCAGCGTTGACGACCTTGTAAAGGCACTCCACCAGCTACATTCATAG
- a CDS encoding NAD(P)/FAD-dependent oxidoreductase yields the protein MDYDVIIVGAGPAGMFAAYEIADKAKDRLSVLVIDQGYNVEKRKCPVQNYKSCTRCPVCSIMSGVGGAGTLSSGLLNLRPDIGGDLTEFTSDEKEAWDLVNYVDSIFVKYGAPTKVYSGDVDEAVNLQRRAASVGIKFLPITQRHMGSDGAPKVINNFKTDLERKGVKFLLGTHVKDVQPGKVILDDGSEITTKYLLLAPGRVGANWAAEIAKKLSIPAKHEPIDIGVRVEVPAFVMEPIIEVNRDPKFHIYTDTYDDFVRTFCVNHQGYVVKEVYDGFVGVNGHSMTETLSENSNFAFLVRVVLTEPVEDTTAYGRSVVQQATILGGGEPLIQRLGDLRMGRRSTWTRISHSQIKPTLHSATPGDIAMAMPHRIVSDIIEGLEKLDEIIPGVASSSTLLYAPEIKFSANKFQVNKDLETNVENLFVAGDGVGLSRGIVGAAANGILAGRGILKKVSLL from the coding sequence TTGGACTATGACGTGATAATAGTCGGCGCCGGTCCCGCGGGTATGTTTGCGGCATACGAGATTGCAGACAAGGCCAAGGATAGGCTTTCGGTACTGGTGATAGACCAGGGATACAATGTTGAAAAACGGAAATGTCCGGTCCAGAATTACAAGAGTTGCACCCGTTGCCCTGTCTGCAGCATCATGAGCGGTGTGGGCGGGGCAGGGACGCTCTCCAGCGGGCTTCTTAATCTCAGACCAGACATCGGCGGCGATCTGACCGAGTTCACCAGCGACGAAAAGGAAGCTTGGGATTTGGTGAACTATGTGGACTCCATATTCGTCAAATACGGCGCCCCAACGAAGGTCTACAGCGGCGATGTTGATGAGGCGGTGAACCTCCAACGTCGGGCAGCCTCGGTAGGCATAAAGTTCCTCCCAATTACACAGCGGCATATGGGCAGCGACGGTGCCCCTAAGGTGATCAACAACTTCAAGACCGACCTCGAAAGGAAAGGGGTAAAGTTCCTCTTGGGAACGCATGTCAAAGACGTGCAGCCGGGAAAAGTTATCCTTGATGATGGGAGTGAGATCACTACTAAGTACTTACTTCTAGCCCCTGGAAGGGTCGGAGCCAATTGGGCAGCCGAGATCGCTAAAAAACTCTCCATCCCGGCAAAGCATGAGCCCATTGACATTGGGGTCAGGGTAGAGGTTCCAGCCTTCGTAATGGAGCCAATAATAGAAGTGAACCGCGATCCCAAATTCCATATTTACACCGACACCTACGATGACTTTGTCAGGACATTCTGCGTGAACCACCAAGGGTATGTGGTCAAGGAGGTCTACGACGGGTTTGTAGGCGTAAACGGGCACTCCATGACCGAGACGCTTTCGGAAAACAGCAACTTTGCCTTTTTGGTTAGGGTCGTTCTGACCGAGCCGGTAGAGGATACGACTGCCTACGGGCGTTCAGTAGTCCAGCAGGCGACAATACTCGGTGGCGGTGAACCCCTGATACAACGGCTCGGCGATCTGCGGATGGGACGAAGATCTACTTGGACCCGGATTTCCCACAGTCAGATAAAGCCAACGCTTCACTCTGCGACGCCAGGAGACATCGCGATGGCTATGCCGCACAGAATAGTGTCTGACATCATTGAAGGCCTTGAAAAGCTGGATGAAATTATTCCAGGCGTTGCCAGCTCCTCAACATTGCTCTATGCGCCAGAAATAAAGTTCTCTGCTAACAAGTTTCAAGTTAACAAGGACCTAGAGACTAATGTAGAAAACCTTTTCGTGGCCGGGGACGGTGTCGGGCTGTCTCGGGGAATCGTAGGCGCAGCTGCAAATGGCATACTGGCAGGAAGGGGAATTTTAAAGAAAGTCTCTCTGCTTTAA
- a CDS encoding Zn-ribbon domain-containing OB-fold protein — protein sequence MSVPRYWREIPRRSRLETVKCSECGTISYPPRARCGKCGSSKFENYKLPEKGELMTFTVVRTPPKGFEKMPPYIIGVVKLEDGTLITSQITDVAPEEVNVNMKVEAVFRKVVEDGDSGIIQYAIKFRPVIK from the coding sequence GTGTCGGTGCCAAGGTACTGGAGAGAGATCCCGCGGCGCAGCCGCCTCGAGACAGTGAAGTGCTCTGAATGCGGAACGATTTCCTATCCGCCTAGGGCGAGATGTGGAAAGTGCGGATCTAGTAAATTCGAGAATTACAAGCTCCCTGAGAAGGGTGAGTTGATGACCTTCACAGTTGTTAGAACTCCGCCAAAGGGCTTCGAAAAAATGCCGCCCTACATAATAGGCGTCGTGAAGCTCGAGGACGGGACCTTGATAACCTCTCAAATAACCGATGTAGCGCCAGAGGAAGTTAATGTTAACATGAAGGTCGAAGCCGTTTTCAGAAAGGTCGTCGAAGACGGCGACTCCGGGATAATCCAATACGCAATCAAATTCAGGCCTGTTATCAAATGA
- a CDS encoding hydroxymethylglutaryl-CoA synthase gives MRPVIDAVVTGWGSYIPRYRVAAEEIAKVWGKSAKHFKEDLLIDEKAVAGMDEDVATIAVEAAKNAIMRAGIAPSDLGAVFVGSESKPYAVKPTGTIVAEAIGATPWLLSADLEFACKAGTEALQCCIGLVGSGMINYGMAIGADTAQGAPADALEFSAGCGGTAIIIGRGDKVTDPVAKLEASVSFVTDTPDFWRRPKRDYPSHAEAFTGEPAYFQHIVSAGRMLMEELHLRPEDFTHAVFHQPNGKFPIRAAKILGFKKEQIEAGFLVPHIGNLYAGSSVTGLSAVFDVAKPGDRIFLASFGSGAGSDAFCFTVCDGIVSKRDRAPGIADYIRRKKSLEYAIYAKMRRKIVL, from the coding sequence ATGCGCCCAGTCATAGACGCAGTCGTAACCGGATGGGGATCCTACATACCGAGATATCGCGTCGCGGCTGAAGAGATCGCGAAGGTATGGGGAAAGTCTGCTAAGCACTTCAAAGAGGACCTGCTCATAGATGAGAAAGCAGTCGCTGGCATGGATGAAGATGTTGCGACAATCGCGGTGGAGGCAGCAAAGAATGCAATAATGAGGGCTGGAATAGCCCCCAGTGATTTGGGTGCGGTTTTTGTGGGTTCTGAGTCGAAGCCCTATGCCGTCAAACCAACTGGCACGATTGTGGCTGAGGCCATTGGTGCTACCCCTTGGCTACTTTCAGCAGATCTTGAATTTGCATGCAAAGCCGGCACCGAAGCCCTCCAATGCTGCATCGGCTTGGTCGGCTCTGGAATGATAAATTATGGAATGGCTATCGGGGCCGATACCGCCCAGGGGGCTCCTGCCGATGCCCTAGAATTCTCTGCTGGGTGCGGCGGAACTGCCATAATCATAGGACGAGGCGACAAAGTGACAGACCCTGTTGCAAAATTAGAGGCTTCGGTCTCTTTTGTAACAGACACTCCCGATTTCTGGAGGCGCCCAAAGAGAGACTACCCGTCTCACGCGGAGGCATTCACCGGAGAGCCTGCCTATTTCCAACACATAGTCTCGGCTGGGAGGATGTTGATGGAAGAGCTGCACCTTCGGCCAGAGGATTTCACCCACGCTGTTTTCCATCAGCCCAACGGCAAGTTCCCAATAAGGGCGGCTAAAATTCTTGGGTTCAAAAAGGAGCAGATCGAGGCTGGCTTTTTAGTTCCACATATCGGAAATCTGTATGCAGGTTCTTCAGTTACAGGTCTATCCGCCGTCTTCGATGTTGCGAAGCCGGGCGATCGTATTTTCCTGGCGAGTTTCGGGTCGGGCGCAGGGAGCGACGCATTCTGCTTTACCGTGTGCGACGGCATTGTTTCAAAGCGCGATAGAGCTCCCGGAATCGCGGATTACATAAGGCGTAAGAAGAGTCTCGAATATGCGATCTACGCCAAGATGAGGAGAAAGATAGTCCTTTAG